A stretch of Bradyrhizobium sp. AZCC 2262 DNA encodes these proteins:
- a CDS encoding glutathione S-transferase family protein, with the protein MPSYRLHYFPESGNSYKLALMLTLCGQTFEPVWTDFGGGVTRTPEWRRDVNAMGEIPVLEVDGERLTQTAPILLMLAKQLGRFGAETEQEHFELLRWLFWDNHKLTGYMATYRYLRTFTPSPDEHVLKHYRRRIDDYLSILEQHMQKNAFAIGERPTVADISMMAYLHYPADETGYDLAASHPAISAWLARMAQLPGWKSAYDLLPGKRLTHYAK; encoded by the coding sequence ATGCCCAGCTATCGCCTGCATTACTTCCCGGAGTCGGGAAACAGCTACAAGCTCGCGCTGATGTTGACCCTATGCGGCCAGACCTTTGAGCCGGTCTGGACCGATTTCGGCGGCGGCGTGACGCGGACGCCGGAATGGCGGCGTGACGTCAACGCGATGGGCGAAATTCCCGTGCTCGAGGTCGACGGCGAACGCCTGACCCAGACCGCGCCGATCCTGCTCATGCTGGCAAAGCAATTAGGCCGGTTCGGCGCTGAGACCGAGCAGGAACATTTCGAACTGCTGCGCTGGTTGTTCTGGGACAACCACAAGCTCACCGGCTACATGGCGACCTATCGCTATCTACGGACGTTTACGCCATCGCCGGACGAGCATGTGCTGAAACATTATCGCAGGCGTATCGACGATTACCTGTCGATCCTCGAGCAGCACATGCAGAAGAATGCATTCGCGATCGGCGAGCGGCCGACGGTGGCCGACATATCGATGATGGCCTATCTGCATTATCCCGCCGACGAGACCGGCTATGATCTGGCCGCGAGCCACCCCGCGATCAGCGCCTGGCTCGCGCGGATGGCGCAACTGCCGGGCTGGAAATCGGCCTATGATCTGTTGCCCGGCAAGCGCCTGACGCATTACGCCAAATAA
- a CDS encoding CaiB/BaiF CoA transferase family protein, whose product MEKGIFEGLKVLDCASFIAAPAAATVLSDFGADVIKIEPPGAGDPYRNLPNLPGYPHSEHNFAWMLEARNKKSLALDLSKPEGQAVLHRLAAQADVFITNYPPQVRERLAIAHAHLAPHNERLIYASFTGYGEKGEEANKPGFDSNAYWARSGLMDLVRADERTTPARSIAGMGDHPCAMAFYGAIVTALYKRERTGKGSHVSSNLMANGVWAASVLAQAKLVGAKFGERRPRERALNAVTNHYQCKDGRWLILSLLNEDRQWPTLARCLGREDLVTDARFETRKERHARSVELIKIFDETFATRDLAEWRKILDGNGLVFGVVGILDDIPNDKQMIENEVLVPFENDTMLTISSPIWVDGSRKVQPRKPPGLGEHSDEILRNAGYDETAIGKLRAAGAVA is encoded by the coding sequence ATGGAAAAGGGTATTTTTGAAGGCCTCAAGGTTCTGGATTGCGCGAGCTTCATCGCAGCGCCTGCCGCCGCCACCGTGCTGTCGGATTTCGGCGCCGACGTCATCAAGATCGAGCCGCCCGGCGCCGGCGACCCCTATCGCAACTTGCCGAACCTGCCGGGCTATCCCCACAGCGAGCATAATTTCGCGTGGATGCTGGAAGCGCGCAACAAGAAGAGCCTCGCACTCGATCTCTCGAAGCCCGAGGGCCAGGCGGTGCTGCATCGGCTGGCCGCGCAAGCCGACGTCTTCATCACCAACTATCCGCCGCAGGTGCGCGAGCGACTCGCCATCGCCCACGCCCATCTGGCGCCCCACAACGAACGCCTGATCTATGCCTCCTTCACCGGCTATGGCGAAAAGGGCGAAGAGGCCAACAAGCCCGGCTTCGACAGCAATGCCTATTGGGCGCGGTCGGGCCTGATGGACCTGGTGCGGGCGGACGAACGCACCACGCCGGCACGCTCGATCGCCGGCATGGGTGACCACCCTTGCGCGATGGCATTTTACGGCGCGATCGTCACCGCACTCTACAAGCGCGAACGCACCGGCAAGGGCTCGCATGTCAGCTCCAACCTGATGGCCAATGGCGTCTGGGCGGCTTCGGTGCTGGCGCAGGCAAAACTGGTCGGCGCGAAATTCGGCGAACGCCGACCACGCGAGCGCGCGCTCAACGCGGTCACCAACCACTACCAGTGCAAGGACGGACGCTGGTTGATCCTCTCCCTGCTCAATGAGGACCGGCAATGGCCGACGCTGGCGCGCTGCCTCGGCCGCGAGGATCTCGTCACCGATGCGAGGTTCGAGACCAGGAAGGAGCGTCATGCGCGATCAGTGGAGCTGATCAAAATTTTCGACGAGACCTTTGCGACCAGGGACCTCGCCGAATGGCGCAAGATCCTTGACGGCAACGGCCTGGTGTTCGGCGTCGTCGGCATCCTCGACGATATCCCGAACGACAAGCAGATGATCGAGAACGAGGTGCTGGTGCCATTCGAGAACGACACCATGCTCACCATCAGCAGCCCGATCTGGGTCGACGGCAGCCGGAAGGTCCAGCCGCGCAAGCCCCCCGGGCTCGGCGAGCACAGCGACGAAATTTTGCGCAACGCCGGTTATGACGAAACAGCGATCGGCAAGCTGCGCGCGGCCGGCGCAGTGGCTTGA